In the genome of Sulfolobales archaeon, the window GTAAAACAGCAGTTACAGTGGAATCAACACCCCCACTAACTGCACATAATACTTTCTCGTTCCGCCCTATTTTACTGGATATCTCTCTGATGATTTCATTAGCTAGATTACTGGGTTTCCAGGTTCTTCTTATACCCGCGATTCTTAGGAAATTATCGAATATGTTTTTACCCTTCCTAGTATGGCTTACCTCTGGGTGAAATTGTACAGCATATATAGGTTTACCCTTTATTCTATATGAGGCTATATATCCAGTATCCTCTGAAATTGCTAGAACCTCTCCCCCTTCTGGAAGCTCTTTAACATAATCTGAATGGCTCATCCACACTTCCTCTATATCTGATAATCCGTCGAATATAGGATCTCTTTTTGTGATCCTTATATATGTTCTCCCATATTCTCCAAACCCCTTCGCCACAGATCCTCCTAGCATCTTAGCTATCAGTTGGTGGCCGTAGCATATTCCTAGAATAGGTATCCCAAGATCTAGGATCCAGCTGGGTGGGAGTGGGGGTTCCTTTTCAAGTAGGCTTGCAGGGCTTCCTGAGAGTATGATCGCCTTTGGCGATATATTCTTGATTATGTCTTCTGAAATCATGTGCGGATATATTATCTCGCTGTAGGCTCCTAGCTCCCTTATCCTTCTTGCTATTAAATGCGTGTACTGCCCTCCAAAATCTATTATTAAAACTGTGTCGTGCTCCCTGCTGGGGCTTTCAAACCTCATCGCCGAGCACCTTCTTTCTAGGGGCTCTTATAAATCTAGCCTTAACCCATAGATCCTCAATATTTCTAGCCCCAACATAGCCCATGGAGATCCTGATCCCCTCTATAATTTCTCTCAACACAGATCTTGCCGAGCCTCTATATGGAATCAAGCCTCCTACACCTTCTGGGATATTCTTGATCACCCTGGCATATCGATCTATAGAATGCCTCCTCATCATAGCTGTGTAGCTAGCCATTCCCCTATATGGCTTATATAGTCTCCCCCCAATTTCTATAAGATCTGGTGGAGCCTCATCCGTCCCAGCTAATAGATAGCCTGTCATAGCAGAACTTGCCCCCAAGGCAAGCACCTTAACGATATCTGAAGAGCTTCTTAACCCTCCATCAGCTATTATCGGGATCCTCAGATTATTCTCCTCCAAGGCATCCCTAACACTTGCAACAGCCCAACCAGTTGGTGAGAACACACCTGCTACATTTGGCGTTGTACATATGGAACCCCCTCCAATACCGACTCTCATCCCATCAATTCTATCAATAGTCGATATGGCTTCTAAAGCAGCTTCCGCAGTACCTATATTACCTGCTATAAAGTCAGACGATATGTTCTTAACAAGAGTTGCCGATGCTCTAAGCACCTCTTTATTATTGAAGTGTGCCACATCTGAGACTAGTGCGTCAGAGAACTTGTCAAGCTTTACCGCTCTATTCATGTCTATAGGGTTTACCGCAGCTGCAACAAGAAGCCTTCCATAGGGATCTGTTGCGGGGGATATATCCTCTATCGCTGTATCAATTGTTATACTTCCTATAATTGTTCCATCATCATTTATTATTGCCACGAGATCTGTTTCTCCCCTAATAATAGATTTACGCGCCTCCTCTAATGATGAAAGGTTATAGGCTTTTCCTTGATATATATGCTTAGCCAGCGGCTCTAC includes:
- a CDS encoding IMP dehydrogenase, translating into MKSFRDKIYSSPYVSDLEELYLIPSSSDVDPRDVDTSTNFSRNIRLRIPIASAPMDTVSEWKLAVSVALMGGIGVIHRNMSVEEQIANLEKVKKHPAIALEPLYLTFFEPCGRAIDLMRRKGIRVIPIINDRGLFMGYVRYSDLLESCREWVEPLAKHIYQGKAYNLSSLEEARKSIIRGETDLVAIINDDGTIIGSITIDTAIEDISPATDPYGRLLVAAAVNPIDMNRAVKLDKFSDALVSDVAHFNNKEVLRASATLVKNISSDFIAGNIGTAEAALEAISTIDRIDGMRVGIGGGSICTTPNVAGVFSPTGWAVASVRDALEENNLRIPIIADGGLRSSSDIVKVLALGASSAMTGYLLAGTDEAPPDLIEIGGRLYKPYRGMASYTAMMRRHSIDRYARVIKNIPEGVGGLIPYRGSARSVLREIIEGIRISMGYVGARNIEDLWVKARFIRAPRKKVLGDEV